One part of the Quercus lobata isolate SW786 chromosome 7, ValleyOak3.0 Primary Assembly, whole genome shotgun sequence genome encodes these proteins:
- the LOC115952095 gene encoding uncharacterized protein LOC115952095: MLRIRGFDVKRVLVDPGSAVEVMYPDLYKGLNLRPEDLTAYDSPLISFEGKTVIPKEQIRLPIQTGSEVVEVDFIVVDAYSPYTAIVARPWIHALEAISSTLHQKVKYLSGGQVEEIHGDQAMARQCMVAAISRWSKAESSASENL; this comes from the coding sequence ATGCTGAGAATCAGAGGTTTCGATGTGAAGAGGGTACTGGTAGACCCGGGCAGCGCAGTAgaggtaatgtaccctgatctatacaaggggctgaacttaaGGCCGGAGGATTTGACGGCTTATGACTCTCCCCTTATCAGCTTCGAAGGGAAGACAGTTATACCAAAAGAGCAGATCAGATTACCCATACAGACCGGgtcagaggtggtggaggtggactttatCGTGGTTGATGCCTACTCGCCCTACACAGCGATAgtagccaggccatggatccacgccttAGAAGCCATATcttccacacttcaccaaaaggtAAAATACCTGTCCGGAGGCCAAGTGGAAGAGATTCATGGGGATCAGGCCATGGctaggcagtgtatggtggctgCCATCTCACGTTGGTCCAAGGCTGAGTCCTCGGCTTCTGAAAACTTATAG